In Canis lupus familiaris isolate Mischka breed German Shepherd chromosome 15, alternate assembly UU_Cfam_GSD_1.0, whole genome shotgun sequence, the genomic stretch aaGCCTTAAGAAGCACTGAGTATAGTTAAATATAGTTAGTCCAGAGTTAGATACAATTTAATAGTCCAATTCCAAAACAAAAGTTGTTATAGGTGAGGCCAAGAAATTTCCTAACACTTGATTTTAATACATTGCACTAAGTTTCTAAAACTCAGAGGAACCAATATTTACAGTAGATGGAGTATTTGTGAAAAATCTGCCAtcaggtatatatgtatatatatgtatatgtgtgtgtgtagaaccCAAGCTGATATGATCTAAGAAATAGGTGTATATCTTAACAGCCATACTAGGTGTGCAAGGTTTAAGACTGGGATTTATAAATGCTCTTCAGAGCATGGGgtttggggaaaaaagcagaCCTCTTGCTTTCAAAACCTGAAGTTTTTCTCAGGACTGAATTCAAAATTGTAACtgccacagaaaaggaaaagagggaagctTTTCTCGTTTTAATTGTTCATCTGCATCAGAAAGTCCAGTATCCCTGAGATAGGAACCACTGCAATAAGAAGGGAGTGAACAGATTCTCCCAAAAGAAGATTGTTGCTTAATTATGCCTATTGCCCTGGTCATCAGGTGTAAACGTTGCATTTCCCAGCCTAATGCTTTGCAGCACCAAGACGTTTCAGTAATGGTTCATCGTAAACCCAACATTCTCCATCTTCATGAAATAACTGTAAAAGAAAGGGGGAGAACTCCGTTACTCATTTGCATTGTACGTctataaataatagttttttaaatcatcttagTTCTTCTCCCCTCCTTACACTAAAACGAGTTTCCGGCAGGGACCAGGGCTCATCGTGGCAATCAGCAGGCTTATTTACAAGGGGTACGTACGGTACTTCTGCAGTCAGTGACAAGGACGCGGAAGTACAGCTCAGGGCACGGGGGCGCGAGGCTCAGGGCCGGGGCAGGCTCCCCAAACAAGCTTACCCTAGTCTCCCAttgaatttccttctctttcctttcccgggcttctgctctttgtttttcttcaagtcTATGCTTGGCTTCGGTTGCTGCATCAATGTCTCTGATTTTTAAGTTGAAAGTGACATCCTTCCAAAGGCTAAAGAAAAGAAGTCAAAGTGCTAAGTACTAAATGGAGAGGAGTTAGCAAACCTGAGAATGACCGTGCAGCACCCGCTGAGTACAGCATCGTCAAAGTGTAAGCCAACCGGGTTTAAGTACAGTTCAGGGACGAACTGGAAGTGGTACCAAGGCACTGGCATAAGCAGAGAAATGGGCTCGGAGGATTCCACTGCTAGTGTcgaaggaagagaaggatgggCAGAAAGCTAGATATGCGATACAGAGGAGAGCAAAACCGACCCTGAGGTCTGTCTGGGGCTCCACCAAGGCTAGCAAGGCAGCACTGGGGTTAGTGGCTCACCTCTCCCGGGCTTGGGTTTCCTTTGTTAAAAACCAAAAGGGTAAGTAAGATCAGGGGAGAAAAGTTCCATTTCAGAAAAAACTCCCTTGAACAATGAAATCTTGGAGACACAGTCTGAACAGAGTAAGAGTCAAGAGGTGAACTGTAGAGACTGGGCTAAGCGATGTGGCTGCTTCCCAAGGCCCGGAAGCTGGTAACCGGGGAAGTGTGGCGTCGCCTCGCAAGGGCAGGAACCGGGGCCAGGAAGCGGGCACGCGTAGCCCCGCGGAGAAGGCTGAGCACCATGGGGCAGTCCAGCTACGCAGGCTGTTAACGGGTCCGACACAGCAGTGAGGTACTGGTGTGCGAGAGCCCGTTCCTTCACTTAGAAACGCCCTAATACGCTAAACCAAGAGCTTCGGGGGTGATGCTCATGTCACCAAGAGACCCGGATTCTACCGTGCaaatgggagaggaagaaattCTGCTGGTGTCTAATTTTCCAATGGTTTCAAACTATTTGATGATAGTAAGAGGCGTTTTGAAAGCCTGACACTGTGGCTAGTGTTTTCAAAGTCCCTTCAGAGATCTGTGCGGAAACACGCCGGGTACGACCTGAGGGCAGACACCTCGACTGGGCCCCACAGGCTGCTGACAGGCCAGAACACAGCGGATGCTTACTCTCCCCAGCGTCAGACACGTACGGGTTCGTCTCCGGGGCGCTCACGCCAACTCAGGCGGTTCCCAGTTTAGGGCAGCAGGCGACCAGGCTGGCTTACGCCCTAGGCCCCGGGCCTCGAGGCCCCGCCTGCCACGGCCCCAGAAGCACGCTTACCAGCGGGATTCATACTCGTTCTGATCTTCCAACTTCCTCACTTTCTTCTTAATTATAGGCAACTTCTTGGTATCTATAAAAACTGCATTTtcctaggaaacaaaatgaaggtAGATGTTGTATTGTCCCACCTGTTCTGGGACGAAGAGTCCTTTTTCCAGAAGCCTGTAACAGACCTACTAACCAAATCCCACCCCGACTGGCAGGCGGGCCGCGGCTTCCCACGCCCCTCAGCCCAGACGGCGCGGTTGTGCTACGTGCTCAGTGCTAATCTCTTAGAAAACTCGGGCCCATAAACAACTGATTCTAATGTTAAACGCTGAAGCACTTTTCAGGCTGAGTGTCTCCAAGTCCAGAATCCAGTTCATTGCTCCTGTCAACCCCAGGCCACCTTCCTTCTACTTTAGTACTGCTGGCGACTTCCTGGAGGTCAAGGACTAGCTTACTCGCTTCTGTCCCCGTGGTGCCAGGCAGGAAAGACCTTTCTCATAAAAAGTCAAGCTGTGTATACAAACACAGACAAATTAGTTTAGCACTTAATTTTATAAACCTAGCATCCAGTGTAATGATCTAGCCATCATTTACTGGGTGTTTACTATATATGTcaaggggttttttttgttttttgttttttgttttttgttttttttttttaaacatacactgAGTGTTTtgagagggggaaaagaaatCTCACTGTACTGCTGGGGAGGAAAAAGGATTTCCCTGAAGAGATGGCACTAGATCTGGCCTTGGTGTTTCCATTTCCGGATGAAGGAAGGCTACACTTCAACGTCACCTCAAGTAAGAGTGAAATACAGGTTCTTACCCCTGTTGCATATTTTGCATACATTACACCATTCCATTCCCCTTCAACCGAGCAAAAAGACTTCTTGTCATTTGGAGAACTagatagaaaaggaaacatttctgtTAGTCCTAAATTGAAAGCTCTCCCAAGAATCTGGTCAgtgcacccctccccccagggcAGGACACAGAGGAGTGGCTGTGAAGTCTCCGATAAAAGCAGCCCCGTAGAACTGGATTTCCGAGCCAACTGGAAGAATGAGGCCCCTAAACAAGACGCTACTGGACTCCAGGTCCCACGAGCAGTGGGTACAGATGAGCAAGAGAGCCCTGCGCTGGGCGTACTGGGGCCACAAACGCGGAGACCGTGCCTGCCCTGAGGCTGTTCACAGCCTCATGTGGAGACCGCCTCAGACTGTGGGTGCTAAGTgccatggggtgtgtgtgtgagcaatGGAGAGCAAGGGCGAAAGGGCTGAAATGAAGGTCACAGGAGGTCTCACTTAAGGATGTAACACGGGACGGCAGGCTTTCCATCCCAAGGAAGGGTCCGGAGGTCCAACAGTCAAATTGACCTCTTTCCAAGGAAGGATCCTTTCCTCAAAAAACCCAACAGGCCTCTAGAGGACAGGACTGGGATGCGTGGCAGGTGTGGAATTTGGGAAGTGAAACATCACAACAAAGGACAGGTTAGGAAGGGTTTGGCAGGAACACAGAAGTGGCTCTAAAAGGCTCAGAAAGGCAAATGCCCAGGGGAGAAGGGTGCAAGCTGCCATTCCTGGACTGAAACGAGTTTCTTCTGATTTGGGGGCTTTGGAAGGGGGGACAAAGGGGAAGAACAACAGTAGAATCCCACATTTAGAAAGCCTTTGCGCAGCGCTTCTCAGGGTGGTGGGGACCTGGGGGCTCCCCAAGACACTCttaggtcaaaactattttcatcatATTAAGATGTCAACTTGCCCTTTGCACCCTCATTTTCCCACAAGTATACAGTGTTTCCCAGGGGCCGGGACACCCGCAAACTTCCAGTAAGGGTATCAGAGAtttacaaaattcaaaaaatgAACAATGCCTCTCCTCTCACAAatgttttaaagaagagtttTGGAAAAGGTTTTTCATAAAAAATGCTATTGCTGTCctttgtaaatgtatttataaatattttaaagatttgagagagaggacaCTCCTGTGCACaagccagggcagagggagaagacaactcaagcagactctgccctgagctcggagcctgacgtggggctcaatcccacgacgctgagatcatgacaggagcccaaatcaagagccggatgcttaacccactgagccacccaggcacccctatttataaatattttaaaataatttctaatatgCGAAATATCAATGGATATTATTTGACATAagacaaaagctctttggggttcttaatttttaagtgtaagGGAGTCGGGAGACCGACTCTGAGAGCCACACAGCTCCACGATTCACCCTGTGCTCCAGCCCCTTCGGAGGGCTGGGCTCTCTCTGCTCCCTGTTTTGAGGGCAGTCTTCCTACTCTATCACTACGATGGAGGGAAATGCTGCGGAGCCAGCGGTTCCCGTGGGTGCCGGTGACCTCCACAGACCCTGAGAAGCAGGCCCGCCCGCCTGCCCTGGACCTGCTGGTCTCCAGCACCTGACTGTTTGGGGGTGCACGTGCATTCCAGTGGTGGCTCGGCTGCTCTCTGAGCTCTGCCCGTTTTCTCTGACTGAAGTTTAGTAAACTTCATCATGTGTTCATGGTCCTTCCTGTTCAAGATATTTTTGGATGCTAATTATGTCGTCCCAGTTATTTCCCTGGAAAACTGGTTAACCACAGTCATTTATCTTCCATCTGCAACACTGGTCCCAGTAAGGCCTCGCAGGGAAGACAAAGTTCTGCAGATTCTCCTCTTCCAGCCAGATTCTGAATCCACCCAACTGACTTGTGACCCAGACAGTACAGCTGTATTCATTTGACCCTAGCCGGAACCAAGCCGAGATGTGATGGTTACTCTTTTTCCCCAGCAAAGGCCAGATAAAGGGACTGTGAGGATGCGGGAGACACTGCACTGGGAATCACAGTGTCCACTGCACACACTAGCCCTGTGGTCCAATCGGCAGTACGGAGTCCAGAATCTAGGATCTGCGTAACTTGGCAATCTGGGAAGACTCCTCTTGGGTTCCTTGGAAGGAAATCCCATCAATGAATGACCTCTGATTGTACTGAACCCAGATTTGAGGTCTCTTTCTGATACGAGGTTTTAGGAACAGACATAAATATAGGTTGTGAAAGAAGTTTACAAAGGCAAAACCATTAAAATAGTCAATTCCTAATAAAAGTTATAGTTCAAGACAAAAAGTATTTCAGGGAAGCAGAAGAGCaccaaagcagaaaaacaaaatacctacAAAATCTCAGCAGTAATTCTGTGCTTCTTGCCCCCATAGAAAGGTTTAGTGTGGAAGACGATATTTGCACTATAGCCAGTTTTGGAACAACTGATATTGCATTCTCCGCCCAGCTCCACCCAGGGCACTGTGAGGATGGACCTGCAAAATCAAAAGCACAGGTAAGGCTGACAGTTCAGAGGATGAGAGGAGAAGTACAGCTTTGGAACAGCAGGGTCTGCTGCCAGCTGAGGGGAGGAAATGGAGTCAGCTCTACTTGCCTTCCGTACCCGTTGGGGAACGTGAGAATATAATGTTCGTCATAATCTAGACACGAGACACAGCCTGTGGGGAGAAGGATAGAGAGTGTGAGGAGTGGTGTCAAGTGGCCGTAAGGCTTTATTGTCTGGTTGATGGACACTCCATTCAATTTAGGAAAAAACAATCTTGCACCCTCCATGCCTGCTCTCCTCCCCAAAATACATGCTTTTTATGCAAACAATGACATCCAGTCTGGCCTTCTTGGTGCCATTTCCCCTCACTAGGCTAGGGGCCAGCacatattagaataaaattctattaataCTCCGGTACACCCCATGCGCAGAGACTTACCCTGCCCTATGTTGTGCACCCCAATTGACATGCCAAGGAATTTTGATTTGGTCCAGATATGCGCATTGAATTGTATCTTCTTGTTAAAGCACTCAGCATAAAAGGCTGAAACTgaacaaaaattgtttttaatacacTACATAGCTACAGTCACCTCTCCCACTCCATCTGGAGAAAAAACAGGCTTCAGGGGGAAAATCCTTATGTCCCTCAAAGAATAGCATCGAAAGAGGCCAGGGGGTACCTAACTGCCTTTTATACCCTGTTTATCCCAATGCAAGCACCATTTAGGGCCATATGGGCAGGAACCTCCCTGAACCATGAGGCTGTAGCAATCCTGGAGACTTAGAAATCTTCTGGTCAGCACACATGTCCTTGCTGCCCTAGCCCCAACCTGGGCCCACCCAGTATTTCCAGTCTTAACACCGTTGAGCAATGGAGACATTAGGGATATACACTTTGCCCACTATGTCAGGAACATACTGTTCTAATTTATATAAACTCTCAAAATGGCTGAGGTCTCTAGAGCACAGCTCGTTATGTGTAAGATGACCGTAGAAGGATAACAAGTTCGTTTCCCACATCTCTGCTTTTTACACGCAGTTAATCAGTGAAGAGAACCTTCGGTACCTACACAAGGAACAGATAGGAGGAGCCAATCTTCATAAGGCTAGAAAAATACAGACAGCCACAAAACCAACTAAAGTGACCTCAATCGtggagctttttttaaaattatttttttaagtaggctccacacccagccctgAGTTCAAGAGTTGCACGTTctctgacggagccacccaggtgccccagctatATGGAGCTTTTAATGACCCCCTTTAGACAGAACAGTTTGAGAGTGGACGGTGCAGAGGAGCTCGGTGACTTACTGGGTGGATGATGGGAAACCTGCTCAGCCACGAATGTCACGCAGTTTTTGGAAACCCAGGGAACTGGCCCTTCGGAAACTAGCTCCTGTAAGCaaacataacattttcttttgataCGGATAAACAAGGGACACTGTGGATAGTCTAACAACTGGAGTCCGCCTCCCCAGTGCTTAACTGTTCTCTCCTCCACACATCCCAGCACCTTACACATAATGTCATTATGGCACTTAATGTCACTGCTGGAATTACAGCTTTGTATCGGTGTCCCCCGACCAGACCTCCTTACGACATCCCTGAAGGCAAGCAGGAGGTGCCTGACTCGGCCAGGTGTGCGCAGACAGCAGGCACTTAGCAATGTCAGCCAAGTAAGCAAGGACGACACACAGCACTGCCTCTGTCCTCAGTAAGGACACACGTGACGAAtcccacagaaagggagagaggactgGATGGTTTGCTCAGAGGCTATCCTGAGCCAGGGACTGTGGGCTAGGGCTCCGCAGATTTCCTCAAATCAGCTACTAAATGTTGGGGCCCTGAGGACTCAggtctgctcttctctctcttactAGGTAAGTTCACCCAATTCCAGTGCTTTAAATGTCATCTAAACACACTAAAATCTCTAAAAGCCTCATTTCTAGCCTAGATCTCTCCCTTTAACTCCAGACTCAAAATTCTGACTCCCTGACAACTCCATTTACACGTACAACTCAtgctttatatttcaaattagaGTTCTTGATTTTCCCTTCCccaaatgtaatattttttcctttttgtaaatggCATCAATCAATTGCTAAAGCTCACATGCAGGGCTCATCTCTGATTGTCCCCTTTCTTTTAACAGTATTACCTCCCCAATATAGCTCAAATAAACTGTGTCTCTTCTGGAATAATGCCAAAACTTCCTCAGTGGTCTCTCCTTGCTTCTATTTTTGCCCCTTTCCaattcatttttcacaaaatcattacagtgatctttttaaaacaaaaagccacaAAATTACCACTATGGGCCACAAGGCCTTGCATGACCTGATCTCTGAATCTCATCTCATGCCACCCCTTCCATGTTCACTATATCTAGAGTATGCTGACCGACCCAACAACCCTGTTCTGTGGGTGCTGAGCATCTTTGGATACTGCCTTTACATTATCTACCCCCAAATAAAATGCAATCTTGAATCAGTATGCAACTTAAGATCACTAAAAACATCAGCACAAAACTCACTGCATTCTCTTCAGTATCATTTGGCAATGTCCAGTGACACTGAAAGATTTCACCCAAAATAGGGTTGTATGGCTTTTTGGCAACTGATCCTTTCCTTCCTGCATGAAATGCAGAGAGGTACCATTTCACAACCTGAACCATTCGATCTCTGGCATCCTTCTGGTCACTAATGCtgcaagggagaaagagaaaatttaatgtCTTGCTTTCTGACAGGACACAAGCTGATGCCGCCCTCCTCAGCGTGGTCCACCCTAAGCCAGGCTGAGAGGACCCAGGACCGAGACGTTTTAGAACTGAGGTATAATGTATGTGACAGAACAAACTACTCGGTGAATTTGAGAAatgtatacagttgacccttgaatggGTTTAAACTGTGCGGGTCctcttacatgtggatttttttcaataaacacagtaaagtactgtaaatgtattttcccttatgattttaataatgtcttttctctaacttactttattctaaaaatacaacatacagggacgcctgggtggctcagtggttgagcgtatgccttcggctcaggtcgtgagcctggggtcccaggatcaagtcccgcactgggctccgtgtagggagcctgcttctccctctatgtctctgcctctctgtttccctcatgaatagataaataaaaatctttaaaaaaaaaaaaaaagaacacaatataTGACATatgaaacatacaaaaatctgttaaTACTATTTGTGTTATCAGCAAGAGTTCTGGTCAGCAGTAGGCTAGTATTAGTGAAgcttttggggagtcaaaagtacAGACCGATTTTCGATTATGTGGGGGGTAAGCACCtttaacccccatgttgttcgAGGGTCAACTGTACACCAGTGTCAGTCAATGTGCCCACCCATCGGGAAACCTCAAAATGATCTGTATCTAGCTCCAGTCAACCCCACTCCCAGGCCAAGGAATACAATCAGAGAAGACGGATTATAACATCCTCTATGAAGAAAAATTTCCTGCTACCACTGAAAAGCAATGTGGACTCACTTCCTCGTAAATCGGTGCCAACTTTATCTTCCCCTTTGTACATATATCTAATATTGCAAACTGATATTTAAAAGTTATGAGCCAGAATCTGGAAGCTAGACAGTAAGCTCCTCAAGGGCAGACACTGCAACTTTCTTTTCTGGCAAGCACTAGGTGCTTTAGAAAGGTTTGCCAAATTCAGATAATTGAATTTCGTCAGGAATCCATCTATCCTGTACCAACAGAAAGCTACTGagtaacatcttaaaaattgGAAACTACAGTATTCAGTCAAATACCTCACAAACAGGTCCGGATGTGCAAAAAAGTCTGCATACATTTCTAAAAGAGATCTTCTTTCAAGAATGAATGTTGGGAGAACTACCTGAAAAACATATACATTTGACCCTTGAGGATCAAATTGCACTACAGATAAACAGATTGctgaactgctttaaaaaaaaaaaaaaaacccaaacccaaaactCTCATTGCAATCATGGTAATACCCACCCTATACTGCCCAGGCATGCTTCTGATACCTACTTCCCAAACTATTCTGATTCAGAAATGCCCATGAACTTGCCCAGCAgataggaaacagaaaacagattttgaagGTTCAGATGTCACTTTCCCTGCGCCATCTCCCTACAGCTCCCGAATCAGCATAACAATGACAAACCACATTCAGCAGCTACCCTGTGATGCCTGCTACCTGCAGGGGACTTAGACACACATCATGTTACTCAACTGTACAACAATCCTGTTCTGAAGaaattattatccctattttacagtcaagaaaaatgaagctcagagtGCGAAATTTTCTCACTGCTCCATAATGATGTGGAATTCAAACTGGGTCTGACACTAAGAGGTCTGTGCACTTTCTAATGCTGCTTTTCTACTACCATCAGTTTAATTAGGTAATTGATCTACTTACACATCTCTGTCCTCAAATAAATGATCTCCTAGAATGCAAGGACCACATGAATACTATTACACAGCAAGAAAATTTAGCATTAATTTAATGCTAATTAATGCTTTaagtattaaaagaataaaggaaagaataaagatggGGGAATCCATGAACTCTCTCTACCATGGGGCTGAGCCCAGGAAGAAAAATGCAGAGGGGCTGGGAATGTAGCACAGGAAAAAGTATAAAGAGGAAACtgggaagaaggaatgaaaaagatcaggaacaatcaattataaaaagagaagaatttcatTAGAGAATGAAAGAACAGTTTTTGAAATGTCTATCGGAATAGAAGTTATTCACTGTGGAGCACCAAAGTCAACaaaaattctcttaaatttaGTAATTACTGTATATCTGCTCTATTCAGGATCCTGTGTTAAATGTGGTGAAGGCAAAGGTAAACAGGAAAGAATACTACaagtatttaaattttaggtggagtgttggggcacctgggtggcttaatcagttaagcgtctgactcttggtttcacctcaggtcatcatctcaggaccaagccttgcatcaggttccgcactcagcaaagagcctgcttgaggttctttccctttcctctccctccgtttttgtccctcctccctctctccaaagaaataaattaaatctcaaaaaaaaccAACTTAGGTGGAATGTGACAAACATACAAGACATTCAAAGCATCCTGGAAGTTCAGGAGAGGGAAAGATCATGCTCTGCTGGTGGACCAGaatgagggcagagctgggaaatGATTCACTGAGGTGGAACTAGAGAAAAGCGTTAGATAAGAGTATGACTgcaacagaggagaaaacagaagaacatgACATGGACATGGCAGGAAACAAGACATGGAGACAGGAACTCGTGTGTAACAGCGACTGACCCAGGGGCCACTGTGGCTGGGTATATAAAGATTATAGGAGATGCTGATGGGATGACACAGCTTAGAAAAGGGCACTACGGCTCTAACATTTAGAATGTTTATAATCCAACTCCAGAGTGTACATTTTAAGTAAACATTTTCTTATGTATGTTTCCATCTTATGTATGTTCATAATGTAAATCTGTTTAGACTGGTGGGTAAGCTTATGTGCTGACTTGGTGCAACCAATTTTTTACTACTCTTGAAGAAACTACAAACTGTCAAGTAAGAATGctgaagaacaaaacagaagtacctttttttttgttttttgattgagAAAGAGCGAGAGCGAACAAGCGAGAGCACACGAGCACACGAGAGcacggggtggtgggggggagaggcggtgggacagggagagagaatcccaagcaggctctaccCACAGTGCAAAGCTGGACACGGgcctcaatttcatgaccctgagatcataatctgagccaaaatcaagagttgaacacttaaaaggactaaaccacccaggccccccaggaaTAAGTACTTTTAATACATAAATAGCTCTTgtaaatcaacaagaaaaagattACTATtaccaacagaaaaaaatgaacaaaagaactgAACAGGtcattcaaaaagaagaaatggctAAAACCcaaaattttatatgtaatcagaaaaaaaaaaaaaagatttttttcctctctacttaaaaaaattcttgagaacTCTCATTAAACAGATCATCTTCAATGTTTTTAGCCCTTATACATGCCATTATGTCAAGTAACTGGAACAGGTCTAGGTTTTCTTCAACCTGGGTTCCAGTACTTACTTTGCCGCCACTTAGGTATGAGGCAGCCCTAGAAAATAACCTAAGTTTATGTAAAAGGAGAATAATTATATGTCCTGCTTATATCTTTCTTAGAACTATTTTGAAGACCAAGCAAGGTAAATGAGATGTGACTCTGTAGTATTTCCAAACAGTACAAAGTATTTGGGAAATAACTTTAGAAAGTATCTGAAGtgaaaagatacattttataaataggaGAATGAGATAAAAATTTATGACATTATTGCAATACTTTGGAATACATAATGGCATTGAGATTTCAGAATCTGTTGGCGATCACAGCCATCCACTTGTGCCAGTAAAGATTTCTAAAATAgc encodes the following:
- the OSBPL9 gene encoding oxysterol-binding protein-related protein 9 isoform X7, whose translation is MAFLLATCGGLDSGFVPSVQDFDKKLTEADAYLQILIDQLKLFDDKLQNCKDDEQRKKIETLKETTNSMVESIKHCIVLLQIAKDQCNAEKHADGIISTINPVDAIYQPSPLEPVINTMPTQTVLPPEPAQLCKSEQRPSSLPVGPVLATLGHHQTPTPNSTGSGHSPPSSSLTSPSHVNLSPNTVPEFSYSSSEDEFYDADEFHQSGSSPKRLIDSSGSASVLTHSSSGNSLKRPDTTESLNSSMSNGTSEADLFDSHDDRDDEGEAGSVEEHKSVIMHLLSQVRLGMDLTKVVLPTFILERRSLLEMYADFFAHPDLFVSISDQKDARDRMVQVVKWYLSAFHAGRKGSVAKKPYNPILGEIFQCHWTLPNDTEENAELVSEGPVPWVSKNCVTFVAEQVSHHPPISAFYAECFNKKIQFNAHIWTKSKFLGMSIGVHNIGQGCVSCLDYDEHYILTFPNGYGRSILTVPWVELGGECNISCSKTGYSANIVFHTKPFYGGKKHRITAEIFSPNDKKSFCSVEGEWNGVMYAKYATGENAVFIDTKKLPIIKKKVRKLEDQNEYESRCLWKDVTFNLKIRDIDAATEAKHRLEEKQRAEARERKEKEIQWETRLFHEDGECWVYDEPLLKRLGAAKH
- the OSBPL9 gene encoding oxysterol-binding protein-related protein 9 isoform X8, which translates into the protein MVESIKHCIVLLQIAKDQCNAEKHADGIISTINPVDAIYQPSPLEPVINTMPTQTVLPPEPAQLCKSEQRPSSLPVGPVLATLGHHQTPTPNSTGSGHSPPSSSLTSPSHVNLSPNTVPEFSYSSSEDEFYDADEFHQSGSSPKRLIDSSGSASVLTHSSSGNSLKRPDTTESLNSSMSNGTSEADLFDSHDDRDDEGEAGSVEEHKSVIMHLLSQVRLGMDLTKVVLPTFILERRSLLEMYADFFAHPDLFVSISDQKDARDRMVQVVKWYLSAFHAGRKGSVAKKPYNPILGEIFQCHWTLPNDTEENAELVSEGPVPWVSKNCVTFVAEQVSHHPPISAFYAECFNKKIQFNAHIWTKSKFLGMSIGVHNIGQGCVSCLDYDEHYILTFPNGYGRSILTVPWVELGGECNISCSKTGYSANIVFHTKPFYGGKKHRITAEIFSPNDKKSFCSVEGEWNGVMYAKYATGENAVFIDTKKLPIIKKKVRKLEDQNEYESRCLWKDVTFNLKIRDIDAATEAKHRLEEKQRAEARERKEKEIQWETRLFHEDGECWVYDEPLLKRLGAAKH